One Oncorhynchus kisutch isolate 150728-3 linkage group LG13, Okis_V2, whole genome shotgun sequence DNA window includes the following coding sequences:
- the nat14 gene encoding putative N-acetyltransferase 14, producing the protein MVKLELDQVVMRRMREDDIETVKAIIKEGCQGTENRLILHILTRPVCLLLLATVSSVLRCFLHSFILALIIPVFLLIVYLKFTMPRSTGVLGTSRPYWDYVGSSYRGAQDETLPNPYSRISGKPPPAKGKARRRTKPNAEDKDKESSPEIVDVEREKAAGQVWVADCEGEIVGCVSREGDCRLGMRRFCRVVVGCWYRREGLGRLLVQSLEQRERQTGARRVYAHVPYPSAVGEAFFRKLGYRLQGEVGYDGEEEEEDEEQPERTFLGFHVTKVFVKDLK; encoded by the exons ATGGTAAAGCTGGAGCTAGATCAGGTGGtaatgaggaggatgagggaagATGACATCGAGACTgtcaaagctatcatcaag gaGGGTTGTCAGGGAACAGAAAACCGTCTGATCCTCCACATCCTGACTCGTCCTGTCTGCCTCCTACTCCTGGCCACCGTCTCTTCAGTCCTCCGCTGCTTCCTTCACTCCTTCATCCTGGCCCTCATCATCCCTGTCTTCCTGCTCATCGTCTACCTCAAGTTCACCATGCCACGCTCCACCGGAGTGCTGGGCACCAGCCGGCCCTACTGGGACTATGTGGGGAGCAGTTACAGAGGGGCGCAGGACGAGACCCTTCCCAACCCCTATAGCAGGATCAGTGGGAAACCCCCACCGGCTAAA GGCAAGGCCAGACGGAGGACCAAACCCAATGCAGAGGACAAGGACAAAGAGTCGTCTCCTGAGATCGTAGAcgtggagagggagaaggcagcAGGGCAGGTGTGGGTGGCGGACTGTGAGGGGGAGATCGTGGGCTGTGTGTCCAGGGAGGGTGACTGTCGTCTGGGGATGAGGAGGTTCTGCAGGGTGGTGGTGGGCTGCTGGTACCGCCGGGAGGGCCTCGGCAGACTGCTGGTCCAGAGTCtggagcagagggagaggcagacaggGGCCAGGAGGGTCTACGCCCACGTCCCCTACCCCTCTGCAGTAGGAGAGGCCTTCTTCAGGAAGCTGGGCTACAGGCTGCAGGGGGAGGTGGGCTACGAtggggaggaagaagaagaggatgaagAGCAGCCGGAGAGGACATTTCTGGGCTTCCATGTCACTAAGGTGTTTGTCAAAGACCTTAAGTGA